The Deinococcus gobiensis I-0 genome includes the window ACGTCACGAAGAATCCAGCCTATCGGGAACTGGCCGAACGGATTCGGCAGGCCACCACTCCGCAATACAGCGTCTTCCCCAGTCTGTTCATGGGACTGGCCGGGCTGGGCATGTTCCTGATGGATGCCGAACAGTTCCTTGGGGATCCAACGTACCGGAACCAGGCCCATGGCGCGGCAAAGGGCGTTCTCCGCTTTGGAGTGGACAAGCCCCAGGGCACAGCCTTCCCAGGTGACTATCTGCACCGGATCAGTACGGATCTGGGCAGCGGCAGCAGCGGGATCGCGCTCTTCCTTCACCGCCTCGCCCACGGAACCGGTAACCCCCTCTTCCCGGACGCAGCACTCCTGCACCCGAAGGGGCAACAGGAATGAAGCGCCCCTGGACTGAAGACTGGCAGCTGATCGTCGGCTCGCAAACCCGTACCTATCTGCTTGCTCTGGCCTGGGCAGGAGCGATCGCTGTCCTGATGACTGCCCTCAACCCCCTCGCTACACGCCTGATCTTCGACGTAGCGGTTACCGAGAAGCGGCTGGACTGGTTGATCGCCATCGCGGCCGCCTCCCTGGTGATCTTTGGACTGCTCCGGTGGTGGGATTTCCAGGGTGGGCAGTACCAGCAGCGACTGACCAATCGGATGAGTGCCGATCTGACCCGCCGCATGGTCAGTGGCTACTTCCACCTCCCTCCAGAGGTAGTGGCGCGGCACAACGAGGGCTATTTCGTCGCCAGAACGATGAACGAGGTGGAGCAGACCGTTTCGCCAGTTGTCAGTTCAGGAATTCAGCTGTTACGGGCTGTCCTGATCTTGGCCACGGCCATGGTCACGGTCCTCCTGCTCTCCTGGCAGCTCACAACAGTCTTGTTGATCATTACGCCAGCACTTTTGCTTCTTGCCCGGCATTTTTCGGCCCAGCTTCACCAAGACGCCCATGGTGTGCAGGAGAGTACCGCTGCTCAGCAGGAGGTGCATGCTGCGGCCATTGGCGCCTACCGAACGGTCCGCATGTTCAATCTCGAGGGATTGGCTCTGCACCAGCTCATGCGTTCGGTCGACCATCGCCTGAACGCGGTGTATACCCTGGGCTACCGGTCCGGCAAATACGCCACCCTCAGCCGGATCACGCTCAGCATCGCTGAACTGCTCGTCCTGGTCCTGGGGGGCTACGCCGTCATGACGACGTCGCTCACGCTGGGCGGCCTCATGGCTTATATGGGGGCCTACTGGATGGCGGTAAGTGCCGTACAGAGCCTGATTGACCTGACGCCTCAGGTGCAGGTGCTGCGCTCCAACATCTGGCGTCTGGCCGATATGCTCGCCCAACAGGACACACAACCAGTCATTCCCGTTGATGCTCCAGTCAACAGTGCCCTGGTGTGGCAGGACGCTTCGTTTGGTCAGGGGGAGACGGCGACGCTGACAGGAGTCAACATCGATGTGCCCAGGGGCCAGAGGATCCTGGTGCGGGGTGCCAATGGTGCAGGAAAAAGTACCCTTGCCCTGACTGCCCTGTCCCTCTTGCCACTTCAGAAGGGCTCCGTCCAACGCAGTGGAGACATCAGTGGTCTGGTCGAGCCGGTCAAGTTTCCTTCCTTGCCCCTGCGTGAGCTGGTGACTCAATTTGATGCCAGCCATGCGGAGGCCCTGATTGAGCAGCTCAATCTGACGCTGCTGATGGACTCCCGCTACGACGAGCTTTCCCTCGGACAGCGGAAGAAGTTCGCCCTCATGATGACCCTGCTCAAACCGGCGGAGATCTACGTCTTCGACGAGCCTCTGGCAAATCTGGACGATCAGACCCAGCGCCTAGCTTTCGAACTGATCCTTCGGCACACGGCAGGCAAGACCGTCCTGGCCGTCATGCACGACTCTGCAGAGTTCTCTTCCCACTTCAATCTGGTGGCTGAAGTCGTCGCTGGGCAGGTCACGGTCCAGCCTCAACAGTCGACTATGGCAAAAGTGTTCGTTCCTCAATTGAAAACACACTCGGGGCTTTCTTGGAACCCAACGCCTCAGTGAGATAAAGATTGAAGGATCTCTTTGATCTATTGCTTGGCACTACAGCGTGTTTTCTAAAGTCGTTTCTCTCAGGGCGTGCGTGATGACCTGGCGGAGGTGAGGGGGGCAACCCATCACCTCCGCCAATGCAAGTCCCCTGCGGCCCAGCACCAGTGCTGACGCTGGGGCCCCTGTAAAGGTGAACGTGATCCGCGTCTTGGCATAGATCTATCTGCCGCTCGGCCAGCTTCGCCGAGATGTCCTCGGCGTCCCGGAGCAGATTCAGATGTAGGCAGACGTGCAACGTCGCCTCAATGCCTCCGGGACAGTATGGGGCGCCAGGAGCGCAAGCTCCTCTTTCAAGGTCTGACGGGCCTGGGCTTGCCAGCGCCAGGTGCGGCGCAGGTGACGGTTGAGATCATCACTGCGCAGCAGATGGAGAAGTGCGTTCGGACTGGCGAAAGCAGGGACCTCGCCAGTCCGAACGCGTTCGCGCAACAGAGCGGCAATGAAGTCCAGCGCGACCACCACGAAGCCCTAGCGCAACGCCAAGCTCAGGATCTTGAAAAAGATATCAAGATGGAACGCCGTTAGAGAGCTGTAACAAAAGTATGGGATAGAAAGAATTCTATTGATATATACTTTTTGATAGCTCCCAGGAGGCCCCCATGACCACTGCCAAGCTCTTCCTCACCGGCCGCTCCCAGGCTGTCCGCCTCCCCAAAGCCTTCCGCTTCGAAGGC containing:
- a CDS encoding ABC transporter transmembrane domain-containing protein, with translation MKRPWTEDWQLIVGSQTRTYLLALAWAGAIAVLMTALNPLATRLIFDVAVTEKRLDWLIAIAAASLVIFGLLRWWDFQGGQYQQRLTNRMSADLTRRMVSGYFHLPPEVVARHNEGYFVARTMNEVEQTVSPVVSSGIQLLRAVLILATAMVTVLLLSWQLTTVLLIITPALLLLARHFSAQLHQDAHGVQESTAAQQEVHAAAIGAYRTVRMFNLEGLALHQLMRSVDHRLNAVYTLGYRSGKYATLSRITLSIAELLVLVLGGYAVMTTSLTLGGLMAYMGAYWMAVSAVQSLIDLTPQVQVLRSNIWRLADMLAQQDTQPVIPVDAPVNSALVWQDASFGQGETATLTGVNIDVPRGQRILVRGANGAGKSTLALTALSLLPLQKGSVQRSGDISGLVEPVKFPSLPLRELVTQFDASHAEALIEQLNLTLLMDSRYDELSLGQRKKFALMMTLLKPAEIYVFDEPLANLDDQTQRLAFELILRHTAGKTVLAVMHDSAEFSSHFNLVAEVVAGQVTVQPQQSTMAKVFVPQLKTHSGLSWNPTPQ